Below is a window of Desulfomicrobium macestii DNA.
CGAAGGCCAGCACGGGCGAGCCCGTGTGCAGGGCCGTGAGGAATCCGACCAGGGCGCCGACCAGCATCATGCCTTCCACGCCGAGGTTCAGGATGCCGCCTTTCTCGGTGAGGATTTCGCCCAGGGTGGCGTACAGGATCGGGGTCCCGGCCTGAACCGTGGCCGCCAGCAGGGCGAGCAGAATTTCAGGGGTCATCCGATCCTCCGCAGATGCAGACGGTAGCGCGAAAAGAAGCCTCCGGCCAGCACGGCCAGGAGGATGAAGCCTTCCATGATGGCGCCGAAGGCCGCCGGAATCTGGAGGTCGAGCTGCAGGCTTTCCATGCCCACGCGCAGTCCGGCCAGGAGGAAGGAGGATACGGCGATGATCAGGGGATTGAGGTTGGCGAGCCAGGCCACGACAATGGCCGTGTAGCCGTAACCGGACATGATGCTCGGTTGCAGGCGTCCGAGGGTGGCCGAGGCTTCCAGAAAACCGGCCCAACCGGCCAGAGCTCCGCTCACTCCCATGACCAGAATCACCAGTAGGGAGTAGGGCATGCGGGCGTAGCGGGCCGCGCGGACGTTTTCGCCGCAGGCCCGAAGCTCGAAGCCCAGTCGGGTGGAACGCAGAAAAACCGTCATCAGCACTCCGACAGCCAGGCAGAGCAGCAGGCCCCAGTTCAGGCGGGTGTCGCCGATGCGCGCGACTACGGCGGCAGGCACGAATTCGCTGGTCATGGGAAAGCCGAAACTGCCCGGATCCTTCCACGCGCCATAGACGAGATATTCGAGAATCAGGATGCCGACGTAATTGAGCATCAACGTGACGATGATCTCGTTGGTCTTAAGCTTGAGACGCAGCACGGCGGGAATGATCCCCCACAGGCTGCCGGTCAGCGAGGCGCAGATCAGCATGGTCGGCAGCAGGGCGTACCAGGGCCAGCCGGGAAAGGTCAGGGCGGCCCAGGTCGCGCCCACGGCTCCCAGGGCAAACTGGCCTTCCGCTCCGATGTTCCAGATCTGCAGGCGGAAAGTCAGGCCCACGCCAAGGGAACACAGAAAAATGGGAATGGCCTTGATCAGGCAGTCCTCAAGGGCATAGCCGGAGCCGAAGGCGCTGTGCACAAGCAGCCACAGGGCGATTGCGGGCGGCTTGCCCTGCATGGCCAGGAGCAGACCGCTGACGACAAAAGCCAGGGCGAGGGCTGCCAGAAAAACAAGACAGGAGCCCCACCCAAGGGGCTCCTGTCGTCGTACGGCGCTGAGTTGAAGCATCGAGGGACCTTATTCCAGGGTGCCGACAACGCCCTGCACGAACCAGTTGAATCCAAGCAGGTCGCCATCGGCCATGACCGTACCGGCGGCGACTTTTTCGACGCCGGCCTGATCCTTGATGGGGCCGGTGAAGACCTGATAGGCGCCGGAGGCGATCTCCGCCTTCTTGTCGAGAACGGTTTTCTGCACATCGGCCGGAACCATTTCGCCAAAAGGCGCGATGTCGACGATGCCCTTGTCCAGTCCGTGCCAGTAGAAGTCGCTCTTCCAGGTGCCGTCCTTGATCTGCTGGACCATTTCCGTGTAGAACGGGCCCCAGTTCCAGATGGCCGCGGTCAGGTGCGACTTGGGCGCAAAGGCG
It encodes the following:
- a CDS encoding ABC transporter permease — protein: MLQLSAVRRQEPLGWGSCLVFLAALALAFVVSGLLLAMQGKPPAIALWLLVHSAFGSGYALEDCLIKAIPIFLCSLGVGLTFRLQIWNIGAEGQFALGAVGATWAALTFPGWPWYALLPTMLICASLTGSLWGIIPAVLRLKLKTNEIIVTLMLNYVGILILEYLVYGAWKDPGSFGFPMTSEFVPAAVVARIGDTRLNWGLLLCLAVGVLMTVFLRSTRLGFELRACGENVRAARYARMPYSLLVILVMGVSGALAGWAGFLEASATLGRLQPSIMSGYGYTAIVVAWLANLNPLIIAVSSFLLAGLRVGMESLQLDLQIPAAFGAIMEGFILLAVLAGGFFSRYRLHLRRIG